The Thermomonospora curvata DSM 43183 DNA segment ACGCGCACCTCGTCGCCGAGCGCGTCGTCGATGACCGCGCCGAAGATGATGTTGGCGTCGGGGGCGGCGGCGTTGGACACCAGCTGGGCCGCCTCGTTGATCTCGAACAGGCCCAGGTCCGAGCCGCCGGAGATGGACAGCAGCACCCCGTGGGCGCCGTCGATGCTGGCCTCCAGCAGCGGGCTGGAGATGGCCATCTCGGCGGCGGCCACGCTGCGGTCGTCACCGCGGGCCGAGCCGATGCCCATCAGCGCCGAGCCGGCCCCGCTCATCACCGACTTCACGTCGGCGAAGTCCAGGTTGATCAGCCCCGGGGTGGTGATCAGGTCGGTGATGCCCTGCACACCCGACAGCAGCACCTGGTCGGCGGCCTTGAAGGCGTCCAGCACGCTGACCTGGCGGTCGGAGATCGACAGCAGCCGGTCGTTGGGGATGACGATGAGGGTGTCGACCTCATCCCGCAGCGTCTCGATGCCCGCCTCGGCCTGCATCGCCCGGCGGCGGCCCTCGAAGCTGAAGGGGCGGGTGACCACGCCGATGGTGAGCGCGCCCAGCGACCGGGCGATGTTGGCCACCACCGGGGCGCCGCCGGTGCCGGTGCCGCCGCCCTCGCCGGCGGTGACGAAGACCATGTCGGCGCCCTTGAGGACCTCCTCGATCTCCTCGCGGTGGTCCTCGGCGGCCTTGCGGCCCACGTCCGGGTTGGCCCCGGCGCCGAGCCCGCGGGTGAGCTCACGGCCGACGTCCAGCTTGACGTCGGCATCGCTCATCAGCAGCGCCTGGGCGTCGGTGTTGATCGCGATGAACTCAACGCCCTTGAGGCCCTCTTCGATCATCCGGTTGACGGCGTTGACGCCGCCGCCGCCGATACCGACGACCTTGATGACCGCGAGGTAGTTCTGCGGTGCTGCCACGACGAGGGGCCTTTCCGCTCGCTTGTGTCCGGCGGACCGGGGAGCTTCACCATGAAGCATCACGCCGACCCGCGCAATGTTACTGACCTGGTCTTTGCTGTGTGATCGGATACCCGGGGCCGCCCGTCAACCCTCACCCTCAAGTTGAGGGTTAGAGTTATGTCAACCTGCGGGCTGATACGGACAGTAGGGGCGGGTCACCGGCAGGGTCAACTAACCGCCTGAAAAGTGGCCCGGCGTGTCGCGCTGGGAGAGGGTTGCCCCGGTCCGGGCACCTCGTCCGGTTGCCCGGATGAGCCGTCGGCCGGACGTGCACTCCGATCCCTCCCCTCTCTGTCGCATCGGCGCACCGGGACGGCGCACCCGAGGTGTTCCAAGACTGCCCCATGAAAGGGCAGTCATACCCGCCGACACACACGATGCAGCCCGATCGTCTTCGTGATGTTCGCCCGGGCGGCGCCGCAAGCGGCCTTACCGGGCGGTAACCACTTCGGGTGAGCTGACGTCGATGGTGTGCGCCGAACGTCCGGCCGACGTCCGGCGCAACGCCTCCACCAGCCGGAGCTTTTCGGCGGCACGGCCGGGCGCCCCCCACACCACCGTCAGCGGGCCGGCGTCGTCCTCGCCGAGCCCGCCGCCGCCCAGCCGCAGGGTGACCGCCTGCGGACTGGGCGCCTCCAGGGAGACCAGCCGCCGCACCATCGACTCCGGCAGCTCCTGCAGGACCTGCAGCGCGGCCAGGGTGGCCGGGTCCTCCGGGCCGGGCGAGGCCGCCGTCAGCAGCGGCAGCGCCGGCCGCTGCGCGGAGTCGACCACGACCATCGCGAACCGGTCGAGCTGGTAGTAGCGGCCCGCGCGCTCCACGGCCACCAGCGGCACCCGCTCGCGCACCTCGATCCGCACCGTGCCCGGCCAGACCCGCTTGACCCGCACCGACTCCACCTCGCGCAGCCGCCGCACCCGTCCGGCGACGGCGCCGGTGTCCAGCCTGACCATCGGCAGGCCCAGCCGGATGCGGGCGACGTGCACCAGCCGGTCGCGGGGCACCAGATGGGTGCCGGAGACCTCCACGTGCCGCACCACCAGCAGCCGGGAGCCGAGCAGCACCCAGGCGGCGGCCGCCAGCACGGCCGCCACCAGCAGCACCGCGCAGACCAGCCGCCAGCGCCGCCGATCGCGCCCGGCCGGGACGCCCCGCCCGGCCTGCTCTTTCCCCCTGGGCTGTGTCATGGCCCCGATGTCGGTCTCCTCCCCACGGCCGAGGCCGGGAGATTCATCCTCTGAGTCCGGACCCTGCCTGCCGCACCGGCGGCTCCGGGATTCTCGCCGAGGGCCTGCGGCCGCTCCCCCGGTCGCCGGCCCGCCGCTTGTGCGGTGGATCCGGCCTGGTCACCGCCGGACCGCGCAACGCTAACACACCCTCGCCCGCCGCCGTGCGGCGTTCGCCGCCGGCCGTCCTCAGGCCAGCCGCTCCAAGATCAACGGACCCAGCGCGGTCACGTCCCCGGCGCCGAGCGTGAGCACCAGGTCACCGGGACGGGCCAGCTCCGCCACCACCTGCGGCACCTGCTCGCGCACCGGGACGTACTCCACGCGGGTGCCCTCCGGCACGGCGTCGGCGATGAGCCGGCCGCTCACCCCCGGCTCGGGGTCCTCGCGGGCGCCGTAGACGTCCAGCACCACCGCCACGTCGGCCAGTCCCAGAGCCCGGCCGAACTCGGTGGCGAAAAAACGGGTGCGGCTGTAGAGGTGCGGCTGGAAGACCGCCACGATCCGGCCGGTGCGCCCCTCGGCGGCCAGCTGGTCCAGGTACTCGCGGGTGGCCTGCAGGTCGGCGGTCAGCTCGGTGGGGTGGTGGGCGTAGCTGTCGAACACCTGCACCCCGCCGGCCTCGCCCTTGCGCTCCAGCCGGCGCATCGACCCGGTGAAGGACGCCAGCCCGTCCCGGATGGTGGCGAAATCGCAGCCCAGCAGGCGCGCCACGGCCAACGCCGCGGTGGCGTTGTGGGCGTAGTGCCGTCCGGGCACCTCCAGCGTCAGCTCCCCCAGCCCTTCGATCGCAAAGCGCGAGCCCAGGCCGCGCGGGGTGAAGCCGGTCAGGCGCAGGTCGGCGCCGGCGGACTCGCCGTAGGTGACCACGGTCAGGCCGCGCTCGCGGGCGGCGCCGGCCAGCTCGCCGGCGACCGGGTCGTCGGCCGAGGCCACCAGCGCGCCGCCGGGCTCGATCCGCTCGACGAACCGCGCGAAGTTCTCCTTGACCTTCTCGAAGGCGCCGTAGTTGTCCAGATGGTCGGCCTCGACGTTGGTCACCACCGCGATGTGCGGGCTGTAGCGCAGGAACGAGCCGTCGCTTTCGTCGGCCTCGGCCACGAAGACGTCGCCGGTGCCGTCGTCGGCGCCCAGGCCGGTGGTGACCAGCTGCCCGCCGATGCAGTAGGCGGGGTCGAGACCGGCGTGCTGCAGCACCACGGTCAGCATCGAGGTGGTGGTGGTCTTGCCGTGGGTGCCGGCGACCGCGACCGCCCGGCGCCCGGCCATCAGCGCCGCCAGCGCCTCGGAGCGGTGCAGCACCCGCAGCCCGCGCTCACGCGCCGCCCGAAGCTCGGGGTTGCTCTCCCGGATGGCGGTGGAGACCACCACGGTGTCGGCGTCCCCCAGGTGCTCGGCGGAGTGGCCGACGAAGACCTCGGCGCCGAGTTCGGCCAGTTGCGCCAGTATCGGGGAGTCCTTGGCGTCGCTGCCGGAGACGGTGATGCCGCGCCGCAGCATGATCCGGGCGATCCCCGACATGCCCGCTCCGCCGATGGCGATGAAGTGCGCGTGCCTGATAGTCGCGCCGTCGATCGCCGCGCCCGGCCCGGCGGCCTGCGTCATCGCGCCTGCGCTCCCTGGACGACCTCGCGGACCAGCCGGGCCAGCGCCACGTCGGCGTCCCGGCGGCCCATCGCCGCGGCCGCCTCCGACATCTGGGCGACCCGGGCGGGGTCGGCCAGCACCGGCAGCAGGTTGGCGGTGATCCACTCCGGGCTCAGCTCGGCGTCCTCCACCAGGATCCCGCCGCCGGCCTTGACGATCGGCTCGGCGTTCAGGCGCTGCTCGCCGTTGCCGTGCGGCAGCGGCACATACACCGCCGGCAGTCCCACCGCGGTCAGCTCCGCGCAGGTCATCGCGCCGGCGCGGCACAGCGCCATGTCGGCGGCGGCATAGGCCAGGTCCATCCGGTCGCAGTAGGGCAGCGTCACGTACTGGGGGCTGCCCTTGGGGCCGGGCTCGGGCTCCTCGGTGTTCTTGGGGCCCACGATGTGCAGCACCTGGATGCCCGCCTCCCGGAACGCCGGGGCGCAGGCGACCGCGGCCCGGTTCAGCGAGCGGGCGCCCTGGGACCCGCCGAAGATCAGCAGGGTGGGCAGGTCCGGCAGCAGCCCGAAGTAGGAGCGGGCCTTGTCGCCGCTGGCCAGCCGGTCCAAGGTGGCGATGTCGCGGCGCAGCGGGATCCCGATGAACTTGGCGTTCGGCAGCGGCGTGTCGGGGTGGGAGACGATCACGTGCTCGGTGAAGCGGGCGCCCAGCTTGTTGGCCAGGCCGGGCCGCGGGTTGGCCTCGTGCACGATGATCGGGATGCGGCGCTTGCGGGCGGCCAGATAGCCGGGGGTGGCCACGTAGCCGCCGAAGCCGACCAGCACATCGGCCTGCACCCGGTCCAGCACGGCGGCGGCGGCGTTGATGGCCCCGCGCAGCCGTCCGGGCACGGTCAGCAGCCGGGGGGTCAGGGTACGCGGCAGCGGCACCGGGGGGATCAGCTCGAGCTCATAGCCGCGCTGCGGGACCAAGCGGGTCTCCAGTCCCCGCTCGGTGCCCAGACAGGTGATCCCGACACTCGGATCCTCCCGACGCAGCGCGTCGGCGAGGGCGAGGGCGGGCTCGATGTGTCCAGCGGTCCCGCCGCCGGCCAGGACAACCCTCATGCTCGAGTACGCCTCCTTGACGTCATGGTGTACCGCACTTCATCGCCGTGCCAGACCCAGCCAGCTTAGGGCTCTGCGGGCGGGTCCGGGACCCCGCGCGGCCAGCGCCTGCCGTGCCCCCGGCTCGCGTTGCGCGAACGCCAGCAGCATGCCCAGCGCGGCCAGGGTCGGAATCATCGCCGAACCGCCGTAGGAGACCAGCGGCAGCGGGATGCCCGTGATGGGCAGCACGCCGATCACGCCTCCGATGTTGACGATCGCCTGGACCGACAGCCACCCGGTGACGGCGGCGGCGGCCAGCCGCATGAACGGATCCCTGACCCTGCGGGCGATCCGCAGCCCGGCATAGGCCAGCAGCCCGAAAAGCCCCAACACGACGAGAGTACCGACCAGACCGAGCTGTTCTCCGATGATCGCGAAGATGAAGTCGTTCTCGGCGCGCGGCAAAAAGCCCCACTGCGCCCGGCCCTCCCCCAGGCCGGTGCCGAACCAGCCCCCGGAGGCGACCGCCAGCAGCCCCTGGTTGCCCTGGTAGCGGATGCCCAGCGGGTCGCCGGAGGAGTCCAGAAAGCCCACCAGGCGCTGCATGCGGTACGGCTCCACCACGATCAGGATCGCCACCAGCAGCCCGATCAGCCCGGCCATGCCGACGAACAGCCGGACCGGGGCGCCCACCACCCACAGCAGCGTCAGGAAGATCGTCAGCAGCACCACCGTGGTGCCCAGGTCGCTGCCCAGCATCACCAGCATCACCACCACCCCGGCGCCGGGCAGCAGCGGGATCAGCAGCGCCCGCCAGTCGGTGAGCTGGCCGAGCCGCTCGCGGCGGGCCATCAGGTCGGCACCCCACAGCACCAGGCCCAGCTTGGCCGGCTCCGACGGCTGGACCTGGAACGGTCCGACGTCGATCCAGCGGGTGGCGCCCCAGGCGCTGACGCCCAGCCCGGGGATGAGCACGATCACCAGCCCGATGACCGACAGCAGCAGCAGCGGGTAGGCCAGCGCCCGGAAGGTGCGCGGCGGCAGCTTGGACGCCAGCCACATGACCGGCAGCCCGATCCCGATCCAGGCGGCCTGCTTTTGCAGCAGCGTGAACGCCGAGCCGGTCCGCTCCAGCTGGTCGACGTTGGAGGAGGCCAGCACCATGGTCAGCCCGAGCGCCAGCAGCAGCATCGAGCAGCCCAGCACCAGGTAGTAGGAGGTCAGCGGGCGGTCCAGCAGCCCGATCACGGCCACCAGCCGGCCGCGCGCCCCCACCCGGCCCGGGCCGCTTTCGGCAGGCAGCGGGGTCATCGGCGGCTACCCGTCGGCCCGCCCGTCGCGGCCGGCCAGCCGGCGCACCGCCGCGGCGAACGCCTCCCCGCGGGCGCCGTAGCTGGTGAACATGTCGAAGGAGGCCCCGGCGGGGGCCAGCAGCACGGTGTCGCCCGGCCTGGCCAGGCGGGCGGCTTCGGCGACGACGATGTCCATCGTCCCAGTGTGGGTGTCGGGGATGTCCACCACCGGGACCTCGGGCGCGTGTCGCGCCAGCGCCTCGGCGATCTTGGCGCGGTCGGCGCCGATGAGCACCGCCGCGCGCAGCCGCGGCGCGCACGAGCGCACCAGCTCCGTCACGTCGGCGCCCTTGAGCAGGCCGCCGGCGATCCACACCGCCGACTCGCAGGCGGCCAGCGACGCGGCCGCCGCGTGCGGGTTGGTGGCCTTGGAGTCGTCGATGTAGTCCACCCCGTTCACGGTGGCCACGTGCGCGATGCGGTGCGGGTCGGGCACGAACGCCCGCAGCCCTTCGGCGACGGCCTGCGGCGGCACGCCGTGGGCGCGGGCCAACGCGGCGGCGGCCAGGGCGTTGGCGACGTTGTGGGGGGCGAAGGGCCGCACGTCCGACAGCTGCGCCAGCTCGGCGGCCTCCCGCCGGGGGTCGCCGGTGAACGCCCGGTCCACCAGCAGGTCCTCCA contains these protein-coding regions:
- a CDS encoding cell division protein FtsQ/DivIB, producing the protein MTQPRGKEQAGRGVPAGRDRRRWRLVCAVLLVAAVLAAAAWVLLGSRLLVVRHVEVSGTHLVPRDRLVHVARIRLGLPMVRLDTGAVAGRVRRLREVESVRVKRVWPGTVRIEVRERVPLVAVERAGRYYQLDRFAMVVVDSAQRPALPLLTAASPGPEDPATLAALQVLQELPESMVRRLVSLEAPSPQAVTLRLGGGGLGEDDAGPLTVVWGAPGRAAEKLRLVEALRRTSAGRSAHTIDVSSPEVVTAR
- the murC gene encoding UDP-N-acetylmuramate--L-alanine ligase, with protein sequence MTQAAGPGAAIDGATIRHAHFIAIGGAGMSGIARIMLRRGITVSGSDAKDSPILAQLAELGAEVFVGHSAEHLGDADTVVVSTAIRESNPELRAARERGLRVLHRSEALAALMAGRRAVAVAGTHGKTTTTSMLTVVLQHAGLDPAYCIGGQLVTTGLGADDGTGDVFVAEADESDGSFLRYSPHIAVVTNVEADHLDNYGAFEKVKENFARFVERIEPGGALVASADDPVAGELAGAARERGLTVVTYGESAGADLRLTGFTPRGLGSRFAIEGLGELTLEVPGRHYAHNATAALAVARLLGCDFATIRDGLASFTGSMRRLERKGEAGGVQVFDSYAHHPTELTADLQATREYLDQLAAEGRTGRIVAVFQPHLYSRTRFFATEFGRALGLADVAVVLDVYGAREDPEPGVSGRLIADAVPEGTRVEYVPVREQVPQVVAELARPGDLVLTLGAGDVTALGPLILERLA
- the murG gene encoding undecaprenyldiphospho-muramoylpentapeptide beta-N-acetylglucosaminyltransferase → MRVVLAGGGTAGHIEPALALADALRREDPSVGITCLGTERGLETRLVPQRGYELELIPPVPLPRTLTPRLLTVPGRLRGAINAAAAVLDRVQADVLVGFGGYVATPGYLAARKRRIPIIVHEANPRPGLANKLGARFTEHVIVSHPDTPLPNAKFIGIPLRRDIATLDRLASGDKARSYFGLLPDLPTLLIFGGSQGARSLNRAAVACAPAFREAGIQVLHIVGPKNTEEPEPGPKGSPQYVTLPYCDRMDLAYAAADMALCRAGAMTCAELTAVGLPAVYVPLPHGNGEQRLNAEPIVKAGGGILVEDAELSPEWITANLLPVLADPARVAQMSEAAAAMGRRDADVALARLVREVVQGAQAR
- the ftsW gene encoding putative lipid II flippase FtsW, encoding MTPLPAESGPGRVGARGRLVAVIGLLDRPLTSYYLVLGCSMLLLALGLTMVLASSNVDQLERTGSAFTLLQKQAAWIGIGLPVMWLASKLPPRTFRALAYPLLLLSVIGLVIVLIPGLGVSAWGATRWIDVGPFQVQPSEPAKLGLVLWGADLMARRERLGQLTDWRALLIPLLPGAGVVVMLVMLGSDLGTTVVLLTIFLTLLWVVGAPVRLFVGMAGLIGLLVAILIVVEPYRMQRLVGFLDSSGDPLGIRYQGNQGLLAVASGGWFGTGLGEGRAQWGFLPRAENDFIFAIIGEQLGLVGTLVVLGLFGLLAYAGLRIARRVRDPFMRLAAAAVTGWLSVQAIVNIGGVIGVLPITGIPLPLVSYGGSAMIPTLAALGMLLAFAQREPGARQALAARGPGPARRALSWLGLARR
- the ftsZ gene encoding cell division protein FtsZ, which gives rise to MAAPQNYLAVIKVVGIGGGGVNAVNRMIEEGLKGVEFIAINTDAQALLMSDADVKLDVGRELTRGLGAGANPDVGRKAAEDHREEIEEVLKGADMVFVTAGEGGGTGTGGAPVVANIARSLGALTIGVVTRPFSFEGRRRAMQAEAGIETLRDEVDTLIVIPNDRLLSISDRQVSVLDAFKAADQVLLSGVQGITDLITTPGLINLDFADVKSVMSGAGSALMGIGSARGDDRSVAAAEMAISSPLLEASIDGAHGVLLSISGGSDLGLFEINEAAQLVSNAAAPDANIIFGAVIDDALGDEVRVTVIAAGFDEGRPTKPAPEVDTRKLPTSANRPASAPAAPGAAAPQSNPIPTKIGRSESISVRPPRPPASPSAATPPAAPPKPVPPRQESGSAKQEGEGTAGASGSASGKEESSRPSAPSGGSAASGESSSAAKAEREQADASSRPRPQPEQSAPRPQAESEGGPSGPAVPRRRPVVFDEDDDLDIPEFLK